One window of the Candidatus Abyssobacteria bacterium SURF_5 genome contains the following:
- a CDS encoding nucleotidyltransferase domain-containing protein: MELDMSITVQQTGELISEEIIRAVVQKIAENFFPDKIIIFGSYASGNPTPDSDLDLMVIMQTDLPRHKRAVPLRLLFRPTPCAMDILVFTPEEVSYWNGVTNHIITEVFASGKVVYERQKA; encoded by the coding sequence ATGGAACTAGACATGTCAATTACCGTTCAACAAACCGGGGAACTGATCTCGGAAGAAATCATTAGGGCTGTCGTTCAGAAAATTGCCGAAAATTTCTTTCCGGATAAAATCATAATCTTTGGCTCCTACGCCTCTGGCAACCCGACTCCCGATAGCGACCTGGACTTGATGGTAATCATGCAGACAGACCTTCCACGCCATAAACGAGCTGTCCCTCTTCGTCTTCTTTTCCGCCCCACTCCATGTGCCATGGATATCCTTGTCTTCACACCGGAAGAAGTATCGTACTGGAACGGCGTGACCAATCATATCATCACAGAAGTGTTTGCTTCCGGAAAGGTCGTCTATGAACGACAAAAAGCGTGA
- a CDS encoding HEPN domain-containing protein, translating to MNDKKRDLAKAWLKKAQNDLVTASQTLLLPDGPTDTVCFHAQQAVEKALKAMLVYQNVAFPKIHDSLKLLDLVLPSAPDLEKYRQRFAEVSGYAIEVRYPSDLVEPTREEALQAFKFAEEVVQKIAARLI from the coding sequence ATGAACGACAAAAAGCGTGACTTAGCAAAAGCCTGGCTCAAAAAGGCCCAAAATGATCTCGTTACGGCCAGCCAAACGCTCTTGCTTCCCGATGGGCCTACCGATACCGTCTGTTTCCATGCTCAGCAGGCCGTCGAGAAGGCACTCAAGGCGATGCTGGTTTACCAGAATGTAGCCTTTCCCAAAATACATGACTCGCTCAAGTTGCTCGATTTGGTTCTTCCTTCTGCGCCGGATTTGGAAAAGTATCGCCAACGCTTTGCCGAGGTCTCCGGCTATGCGATTGAAGTGAGATATCCGAGCGACCTGGTCGAGCCGACCCGGGAAGAAGCGCTTCAAGCCTTCAAGTTTGCTGAAGAAGTGGTTCAGAAAATAGCCGCGCGCCTGATCTGA